The genomic interval CTACCATTTGTCTTCAATTTACCCCGAGTCATTTGGAAACCCAGATTTGTTTCTACCGGAGACGATCACTTTCAGTGTGTCattcttatataaatataaatatatttattataagtatcTCTTACTTAATTAGAATACTAATTTTCCCCTCAGAGTCATTCAATCTAATTCTTAATTTCTGAGATGATTGATTGATTCATACTGTAAAAGCATAGAGTGGACTATCGTGCGTTCTTATTTATGCAAGTCTTCCTTTCTTCTCTATAATATGATCTGTGGCTTTATCGTCTTGTAAAGTAACTGTTGTAGCCCTATTTGGACATTTGTCTtagtaagaatttttttttttaattattatttttgtttttaaatttgcaAAAGCCCAGACCTGGATGCAGGCATATGAGGCCAGATTGCAGTTGTCGGATGCCAATATTTCAACATTGATTACGTGATCTAATCTCAAATCACTTTCAGTATATCATATCTCTAATGATAGGAATGCAAGCTGATTCAATTGATAAtacattttctcttttatttacattataactttttaagacttcttaatcatattattgggatcaattaattttattagtagagTTGtagttcaaaaattattattttaagttagTTATTCTTAGTGTGAATAATATAGagataaatatatgaataattaattaacggAATATGTTAATTCTATGAAAAGAATtatctaaattattatatatatttttaatttataagttactAATTACCATTCGGatttttaatcaaaagaaatcatgatccaaataataattatttttgttagaaTATCAAAATGTGCAGCGTTTCAATTGCAAAGAGGGGATTGAGAGAAAATACCCACCATATCATTTAAGAATAGTGCTCTATACtccaaaattttattccaCCTAATATAACATTCATCAATTATCATATAAGATAAACTTTTGGAATTTAGATAAATCTTTGACTAGTTTATCATTACTCATTAATTGGAATATGATAGCGTGACTCCTTATCTTCTTTCACACATATAGaaacaatataataatagaaaaacgAAACCCGTACTCATAGATAATGCCCCGGATTGGATGATTAGTAGGGGCAGAGCATAACCAGAAGCAACAAAAATGGTGACTTATCTCTCTCGAtttacaataacaataatcggTCTCCTCATCATCATCCAATCAACCCCCTCCACGTCATCACCCAACAACAGCGTCCaactcctcctcctcctctccACCACCCATATTCACATTCACTCGGTCATCGACTTCGGGGCAAAAGGAGACGGCATCCACTACGACACGGCCGCCATCCAATCAGCCATCGACGCGTGTCCCCCCGGCAACAAACCATGCGAGGTCCGCTTCCCGCCGGGGGAATACCTGACCGCCACCATCCGGCTGAAGTCGCACGTGACCCTCAACATCCACGAAGACGCCACCCTCCTGGGAGGCCCGAGGATCGAGGACTACCCGGAGGAGTCCTCGAGGTGGTACGTGGTGCTGGCGGAGAACGCGACCGACGTGGGGATCACGGGCGGAGGAGTCGTCGACGGGCAGGCGATGAAGTTTGTGGTGACGAAAAATGAGATCAAGAATGTGATGGTGAGCTGGAACCACACCGGGGCGTGTTCCGGGGATGAGTGTAGGCCACGCCTTGTGGGGTTTCTCGGTTGCCGAAATGTCAATGTCTGGAACGTTAGGTTGCGAGAGCCCGCTTACTGGTGGTGCGTattctatttttcttcttcttcttcttcttcattttttttcaattttgtttttcttaaaaaaaaaaaaaatgttgaagcTTCACGTTACGCTATTACAGTTTACCAATGGGGTAAATTGTCAGTAATGTCAGATAGTGCGGTCTGAatgtgtacaaaataaaaagtagaaGTAGAAGGGTTTTACTGTAAATATACATTAAAATAGGATAAAGATTGAAGTAGGCGCTGAAAGCCTTATGGGCCCACCTCAAGGGAGCCCACTTGTTTTTCGGTGGCAAATTCCACCGTCGAGACGTCCAACTTGCTGAAAAGAATGGGCGAATCGTATGAATGTCTTTGTAGTTTGTTCTGAGTTGTCGCTTTAGTTATAAAATTCactctaatattttaattcatgACTATTTTAATCTtaacacaattatttatttatttattttttaggggtTTGATCTTGAATTCTCCattccaatatatatatatatatatgtatgtatgtatgtatgtatgtatgtatgtatgattCCAATATGGTGGagatgatttttattttcaatgattttaaattttacaaacgGTAAGTGATGGTTTTATTGGAGTCATTTCAAGGTTTATTTCaccaaaattatatataaaaatttattctaaaatagCTAAATAGAAAATGGACTGGGGATGAGTAATGTAGTCCCCATACAGGGATTCTCCATCTCATCCCATTGAATTTATTAGGGAATGAGTTAGAGAATGGTGTCCAAATTATAAAAGAGGGTGGGGAGTGGAGGAGGCTTCCCCGCTTCCGCCCATTGTCATTCTTGATTTCTTTAGTTACCATATGAGACTATGAGAGGGCGAAAATTATGTTCAgccggaaaaaaaaaatctagataTTATAAGGGCGCTAATTGAAACTTCACTCatgttatataaattttgtgttttgaGCCCCTTCtaattttctctatttatgCTATTGTTTGACAAATTGATTACTTTATTGCAGCTTGCACATAGTGCGTTGTGATAACACATTCATTCGCGATATGTCAATCTATGGAGACTTCAACACACCCAACAATGATGGTATAGACATTGAAGATTCAAATAACACAGTAATTACAAGAGTCCAAATTGATACAGGGGATGATGCAATCTGTCCAAAGACGTACACAGGCCCCCTTTATAACTTGACTGCTACGGATTCTTGGATCAGGACAAAATCTTCGGCTATCAAACTTGGTAGTGCCAGTTGGTTTGATTTCAAAGCCTTGGTGTTTGATAATATCACCATTGTTGAATCTCACAGAGGGTTAGGATTTCAAATACGCGATGGAGGTAACATCAGTTATAtccgtgtgtgtgtgtgtgtgtattcaCTAATCCTAATTAACAGCTCATCTAGGACCAGActactaaatatatatatatatatatatgtgtgtgtgtgtgtgttgtgcAGGAAATGTCAGTGATGTTACCTTCTCTAACATTAACATCAGCACAAGGTACTATGATCCATCATGGTGGGGAAGAGCGGAACCTATATACGTGACAACGTGTCCCAGAGACACTAAGACGAAGGAGGGTACAATCTCCAATCTACTATTTGTGAACATTACAGCAAAATCAGAAAATGGGGTATTCTTATCAGGTTCTAAACACGGACTActgaaaaatttaagtttcataAACATGAATGTCACATACAAAAGGTGGACAAATTATATGGGTGGATTGGTGGACTACAGACCAGGATGCCAAGGGCTCGTTAATCACAGCTCTGCTGGGATCATCATGGAACACATTGAAGGTTTGGAGGTTAAGAATGTGAACATGAAATGGCATGGTGATCAGTCAAGTAGCTGGAGTAATCCATTGGACTTTAGGCCTTGGACTGTAAATGACATTTCTTTGCTTAATTTCCATTCAGATTTTGACAACAGCGACGGGAATGTAGCATCATAGTAGGAAAAAGCTATTCTTAATGTAATTCTTTGAACAAATAGTGGGGGTTGATTTATAGATTTTTCGTTTTTTAGTaggatttgaaaattattgttgAGGATTTCACTTACATGGttcaaaaatcaataaataaaaaagatatttaaacCATTGTCATGAGCAATCAAATATCACATGTGGTTTGTTTagttttgtttacaaatttCTAAAAACGTTTTCGGTGGAGTAGCAGGGTGCATTTTCATatcatatttgttttataatatagGAATTACTaatctatatatctatatttatatatatatataaagttaggACTTGAGAAGGTGATGTGACATCaccattttgcttctttgtatattctctattatctaataaatagataattttttttttatatttggcttttcatcttctcataattaatttgattgtatttaacgcatttaataaatagtaactttattaatatatatcattcctcatctttttatattttctattatctaaaatattggtggatattctttgtacttttttttctctttctatttaaattcaacaatatgtaatcattaataataattaattataagtcttttgaaacatttatttattttattatgctagcaattaaacgttagtggcttaaaatacatgaattaattaacataggaagagaggttctttcatttataaagCTAGGACTtcaggaggtgatgtggcatcaccattttgcttcttt from Citrus sinensis cultivar Valencia sweet orange chromosome 9, DVS_A1.0, whole genome shotgun sequence carries:
- the LOC102609616 gene encoding uncharacterized protein LOC102609616; the protein is MVTYLSRFTITIIGLLIIIQSTPSTSSPNNSVQLLLLLSTTHIHIHSVIDFGAKGDGIHYDTAAIQSAIDACPPGNKPCEVRFPPGEYLTATIRLKSHVTLNIHEDATLLGGPRIEDYPEESSRWYVVLAENATDVGITGGGVVDGQAMKFVVTKNEIKNVMVSWNHTGACSGDECRPRLVGFLGCRNVNVWNVRLREPAYWCLHIVRCDNTFIRDMSIYGDFNTPNNDGIDIEDSNNTVITRVQIDTGDDAICPKTYTGPLYNLTATDSWIRTKSSAIKLGSASWFDFKALVFDNITIVESHRGLGFQIRDGGNVSDVTFSNINISTRYYDPSWWGRAEPIYVTTCPRDTKTKEGTISNLLFVNITAKSENGVFLSGSKHGLLKNLSFINMNVTYKRWTNYMGGLVDYRPGCQGLVNHSSAGIIMEHIEGLEVKNVNMKWHGDQSSSWSNPLDFRPWTVNDISLLNFHSDFDNSDGNVAS